In Trifolium pratense cultivar HEN17-A07 linkage group LG7, ARS_RC_1.1, whole genome shotgun sequence, a genomic segment contains:
- the LOC123896941 gene encoding F-box/kelch-repeat protein At1g22040, which yields MGSFFSVSNNTNSDRSDREGISSNETCKRQRMSPTVDEENPRLFPNLPDEVSIQIIARLPRICYFNFRLVSRKWKSTIMSTELYEVRKELGTTEEWLYLLVKVGENKLLWHAVDPRSRIWQRLPTMPNVVDEEESKKGSSRLWMWNMVEGIRIAEVIRSFLGKRDAFDEMPFCGCAIGAVGGCLYVLGGFSKASTMRCVWRFDPIQNTWTKVTSMSTGRAYCKTGILNNKLYVVGGVSQGPAGLLPLQSAEVFDPSTGAWSEMPSMPFSRAQVLPSTFLADMLKPIATGLTSYMGRLCVPQSLYSWPFFVDVGGEIYDPETNSWIEMPIGMGEGWPARQAGTKLSVVVDNELYAFDPSNTMDSGRIKVYDQGEDVWKVVIGKVPIYGSDDSESPYLLAGFHGKLHVITKDANHNIAVLRAELRHNLDCSPSSPSSTLSQNPLPEFVVPPAETDAVVWKIVASRCLGQAELVSCQVIDM from the coding sequence ATGGGTTCGTTTTTCAGTGTGTCGAATAATACCAATTCTGATCGAAGTGACCGGGAAGGAATCTCTTCAAATGAGACATGTAAGAGGCAAAGAATGTCGCCTACCGTTGATGAAGAGAATCCAAGACTATTCCCTAATCTTCCTGATGAGGTATCAATTCAGATTATCGCTAGACTTCCTAGAATTTGTTACTTCAATTTTAGGCTTGTGTCGAGAAAGTGGAAGTCAACTATCATGAGTACGGAACTATATGAAGTAAGAAAAGAATTAGGAACAACGGAAGAGTGGTTATATCTTTTGGTTAAGGTAGGAGAGAATAAGCTTTTGTGGCATGCTGTAGATCCTCGTTCTCGAATATGGCAGAGACTGCCTACTATGCCTAATGTTGtcgatgaagaagaatctaagAAGGGTTCTTCAAGGCTTTGGATGTGGAACATGGTGGAAGGTATCAGAATTGCTGAAGTTATTAGAAGCTTTCTTGGAAAGAGGGATGCATTTGATGAAATGCCCTTTTGTGGTTGTGCTATTGGAGCTGTTGGTGGGTGTCTCTATGTTCTAGGTGGATTCTCTAAAGCTTCAACTATGAGATGCGTCTGGCGATTTGATCCGATACAAAATACGTGGACCAAGGTCACTTCTATGTCTACGGGTCGGGCATATTGTAAGACAGGAATCTTAAACAACAAGCTTTATGTTGTTGGAGGGGTTAGTCAAGGTCCAGCTGGATTGCTACCTCTTCAATCTGCTGAAGTTTTTGATCCCTCTACAGGTGCGTGGTCAGAAATGCCTAGTATGCCGTTCTCAAGAGCTCAGGTCCTGCCGAGCACTTTCTTGGCCGACATGTTAAAACCAATTGCGACAGGGTTGACATCATACATGGGAAGGTTATGTGTTCCACAAAGTTTGTATTCATGGCCCTTTTTTGTTGATGTCGGGGGAGAAATCTATGATCCTGAAACAAACTCATGGATAGAAATGCCAATTGGAATGGGCGAGGGTTGGCCCGCACGACAAGCAGGTACAAAATTGAGTGTCGTAGTGGATAACGAATTATATGCTTTTGATCCTTCCAATACAATGGACAGCGGAAGGATCAAGGTATATGATCAAGGAGAAGATGTTTGGAAAGTTGTTATTGGAAAAGTCCCTATATATGGTTCTGATGATTCAGAATCTCCTTATCTACTTGCTGGTTTCCATGGAAAACTTCATGTCATCACAAAAGATGCCAATCATAATATTGCTGTTTTGCGAGCGGAGCTACGCCATAATTTGGATTGTTCGCCATCATCACCCTCGTCAACACTGTCACAAAATCCCTTGCCTGAATTTGTGGTCCCGCCGGCCGAAACAGATGCAGTTGTTTGGAAAATAGTTGCAAGTAGGTGTTTGGGACAGGCTGAACTAGTTAGTTGCCAAGTAATTGACATGTAG
- the LOC123896942 gene encoding protein FANTASTIC FOUR 3-like: MDILNEYLSSKVEQIASSLYNYTLRAKRSHNGGHCCHCYHCYHGLKTLVHLEEKNIQKRIIHSYNMSKTKTTTMSKDSNMYSSLWERLSKSLWSSSPGSPTLLSTVMGDLIGTESGDCMSCDLTDERLGQSQRSGFIVKEKKREKKVFPPAITLLRETGAGGMPSCFKKECGEDGRLILKSENMKCHCEYMEANRENGRLIMRMTHLDDNGWPIDVEEEEEEEEESDLEIEFEKELVKEGSSDVSKNESGSCWADLRQCASYGNGGFIRAQLEGSFYLGLSGSAPLPPITSVM; this comes from the coding sequence ATGGATATATTGAATGAGTATTTATCAAGCAAAGTGGAACAAATAGCTTCATCTCTATATAACTACACATTAAGGGCAAAACGAAGTCATAATGGTGGACATTGTTGTCATTGTTATCATTGTTATCATGGTCTCAAAACCCTTGTtcatttagaagaaaaaaacatacAAAAGAGAATTATACATTCCTACAACATGTCCAAAACCAAAACTACTACAATGTCAAAAGATTCAAATATGTATTCTTCGTTGTGGGAGAGACTATCGAAGTCATTGTGGTCGTCATCTCCTGGTTCTCCGACATTACTATCGACAGTAATGGGAGATTTGATTGGAACGGAGAGCGGAGATTGCATGAGCTGTGATTTAACTGACGAGCGTCTAGGCCAAAGTCAAAGAAGCGGATTTATAGTCAaagagaagaagagagagaaaaaagtaTTTCCTCCGGCAATAACATTGTTGAGAGAAACCGGAGCAGGAGGAATGCCTTCGTGTTTTAAAAAGGAATGTGGTGAAGATGGAAGGTTAATTTTAAAGTCGGAGAATATGAAATGTCATTGCGAATATATGGAAGCCAATCGAGAAAATGGCAGGCTTATCATGAGGATGACCCATCTCGATGATAATGGATGGCCCATCGATgttgaggaggaggaggaggaggaggaggagagtGATTTAGAAATTGAGTTTGAGAAAGAGTTGGTGAAGGaaggtagcagtgatgtgtccAAGAATGAGAGTGGAAGTTGTTGGGCCGATTTACGTCAATGTGCTTCTTATGGCAATGGTGGATTTATTCGGGCACAATTAGAAGGATCCTTTTATTTGGGACTATCTGGTTCTGCGCCGCTTCCGCCCATTACTTCTGTCATGTGA